A genomic region of Nitrospira lenta contains the following coding sequences:
- a CDS encoding M20/M25/M40 family metallo-hydrolase has translation MTGNKQQLKKYIADSRPRFENLLGQLVEVPSISMDPARAGEMPRVATLAVQYLKSLGAEAQVVETGGYPIISGGWTTGADYPTVTIYNHLDVQPAQEPEWKESPFAFRKDNGIYHGRGATDDKGPALSALLGAWYAIEQGVPINIRFLWELEEEIGSPHFAAGLHNRLAIPRPDSVVVSDTIWIAKGKPAMPYGLRGLIGARLTLKTGAKDAHSGVTGGAARNPLAELMEVASACVDAKTGKVKIPGFYNDVVEPTKAEIKSFLKSGFQVSKFKQAYGFQTLRTQDPAEIMRRIWAAPTFEVHGLTGGYHGPGVKTVVPGYGELKVSMRLVPNQTPEKVFALLKKFVAKLNPNVKVEAEGMLQPFQGLFEGPYVEAVKRAAKAGFGKEPAFIREGGSIGAVVTMQKAWKVPILFMGLSLPEHGYHAPNEYFDWGQAASGMTAFAHYFEELAKMGKR, from the coding sequence ATGACTGGGAATAAGCAGCAGCTCAAAAAATATATTGCCGACAGCCGCCCGCGATTTGAAAATCTTCTCGGACAATTGGTGGAGGTGCCGTCTATCAGCATGGATCCGGCCAGGGCGGGGGAGATGCCGCGTGTCGCTACGCTGGCCGTGCAATATTTGAAGAGCCTTGGCGCCGAGGCGCAGGTCGTCGAAACAGGCGGCTATCCCATCATTTCCGGAGGCTGGACAACGGGAGCGGACTACCCGACCGTCACCATCTACAACCATCTCGACGTGCAGCCGGCGCAGGAACCGGAATGGAAAGAATCGCCCTTCGCCTTTCGCAAGGATAACGGGATCTATCATGGCCGCGGGGCGACAGACGATAAAGGTCCGGCGCTGTCGGCGTTGCTTGGGGCCTGGTATGCGATCGAACAGGGCGTTCCCATCAATATTCGTTTTCTGTGGGAGTTGGAGGAAGAGATCGGCAGTCCGCATTTCGCCGCGGGTCTCCACAATCGTCTCGCGATTCCACGGCCCGATTCCGTCGTGGTGTCGGATACGATTTGGATCGCCAAAGGCAAACCGGCCATGCCCTACGGGCTGCGCGGATTGATCGGCGCACGGTTGACCCTCAAGACAGGAGCGAAGGATGCTCATTCGGGTGTCACTGGTGGCGCCGCTCGCAATCCGCTGGCGGAATTGATGGAAGTGGCCTCCGCCTGCGTGGATGCCAAAACCGGCAAGGTGAAAATTCCAGGATTTTACAACGACGTGGTGGAGCCGACGAAGGCGGAGATCAAGAGTTTTCTCAAGTCAGGCTTCCAAGTCTCCAAGTTCAAGCAGGCGTACGGATTTCAGACGCTGCGCACGCAGGACCCTGCCGAGATCATGCGCCGTATCTGGGCGGCTCCGACGTTTGAAGTGCATGGGCTGACCGGCGGCTATCATGGCCCCGGCGTCAAGACAGTCGTGCCGGGTTACGGAGAACTGAAGGTCAGCATGCGACTGGTGCCCAATCAGACGCCTGAGAAGGTTTTTGCGCTGCTGAAGAAATTCGTTGCCAAGCTGAATCCCAACGTCAAGGTCGAGGCAGAGGGCATGTTGCAGCCGTTCCAGGGCCTCTTCGAAGGGCCGTACGTCGAGGCGGTGAAGCGGGCGGCGAAGGCGGGATTCGGCAAAGAGCCGGCGTTCATTCGCGAGGGCGGTTCGATTGGGGCCGTGGTGACGATGCAAAAGGCTTGGAAGGTCCCGATCCTCTTCATGGGCCTCAGTCTTCCCGAACACGGGTACCATGCGCCGAATGAATACTTTGATTGGGGGCAGGCTGCCAGCGGGATGACCGCCTTCGCGCATTATTTTGAAGAGCTGGCGAAGATGGGGAAGAGATAG